One genomic segment of Gorilla gorilla gorilla isolate KB3781 chromosome 23, NHGRI_mGorGor1-v2.1_pri, whole genome shotgun sequence includes these proteins:
- the LOC101130998 gene encoding uncharacterized protein, which translates to MRMLYTTSLMRTVCKPSLMRTLYMTSLTRTLYKALLTRTLYTTSLMRTPYKTSPMRMLYMTSLMTPTRHANEDAVDDIAYKDTVQDIANQDTVYDIANEDIVYDIANEDALQDVANEVAVYDIANEDIVYDIANEDALYDITNEDAVYNIANEDAVYGIANEDAVYEFANKDAVYDIANEDTVQDIGKKEDAANEPLTLENDTYPEITHFLRKKRHL; encoded by the exons ATGAGGATGCTGTACACGACATCACTAATGAGGACAGTGTGCAAGCCATCGCTAATGAGGACACTGTATATGACATCGCTAACGAGGACACTGTACAAGGCATTGCTAACGAGGACGCTGTACACAACATCGCTAATGAGGACACCATATAAGACATCACCAATGAGGATGCTGTATATGACATCGCTAATGACACCCACAAGGCATGCTAACGAGGATGCTGTAGACGACATTGCTTATAAGGACACCGTACAAGACATCGCTAACCAGGACACTGTATACGACATCGCTAATGAGGACATTGTATATGACATCGCTAATGAGGATGCTTTACAAGACGTAGCTAATGAGGTTGCTGTATATGACATCGCTAATGAGGACATTGTATATGACATCGCTAATGAGGACGCTCTATACGATATCACTAATGAGGACGCTGTATACAACATCGCTAATGAGGACGCTGTATATGGCATCGCTAATGAGGATGCTGTATACGAATTCGCTAATAAGGACGCTGTATATGACATTGCTAATGAGGACACTGTACAAGACATCGGTAAAAAAGAAGATGCTGCCAAT GAGCCATTGACACTGGAGAATGATACGTACCCTGAAATAACTCACTTCCTGAGGAAAAAGCGCCATCTCTAG